One segment of Pseudomonas sp. FP2196 DNA contains the following:
- a CDS encoding PLP-dependent aminotransferase family protein, translated as MTNLLLYQRIAQQLAEDIRRGVYQPGERVPSVRKMSSQLNVSHATVLQAYANLEDQGLIRARPQSGYYVHQTPALTAPTPDIARVERPGLVTRSSIIQQVLVESRREGVFPLGAAVPSVDYLPVRALHQQLAKVTRFHSPRAFSYMFSPGFEPLRRQVAIRMRDAGVVVDPSEVVITHGCVDALQMSLRVLTRPGDLIAAESPTYYGLLQLADLLGLKVIEIPSDPATGMSLEALQLAANQWSIKALVLTTRLSNPLGGTMPEERQKQLLRLASDFDIQIVEDDIYGELMFEQGRTKALKAYDRLDRVIYCSSFSKTLSPGVRIGWMIAGKYQQEIQRLQTFSTHSACSVTQMAIAAYLENGGYDRHLRYIRQEYRKNLSAFQLAVQQYFPEGTQMSRPTGGFILWVSLPGRVNTQELHVRALQQGISIAPGLIFSNTEQFNHCIRLNCGIPWNREAERALMTLGLLATQLCQETAGGF; from the coding sequence ATGACCAATCTCTTGCTCTACCAACGTATTGCTCAGCAACTGGCCGAAGACATCCGCCGTGGTGTCTACCAACCGGGAGAACGCGTGCCATCGGTGCGCAAGATGAGTTCGCAGCTCAACGTCAGCCATGCAACGGTGTTGCAGGCTTACGCCAACCTCGAAGATCAGGGCCTGATTCGCGCGCGGCCACAGTCCGGTTACTACGTGCACCAAACCCCGGCGCTGACGGCGCCTACGCCGGATATAGCCCGGGTCGAACGGCCTGGTCTGGTCACGCGCAGCAGCATCATCCAACAAGTTCTGGTCGAGTCGCGCCGCGAAGGTGTGTTCCCGTTGGGCGCCGCCGTACCGAGCGTTGACTACCTGCCAGTGCGCGCGCTGCATCAGCAACTGGCCAAAGTCACTCGCTTCCACAGTCCACGGGCCTTCAGCTACATGTTCAGCCCCGGCTTCGAACCGCTTCGCCGCCAAGTGGCGATCCGCATGCGCGACGCCGGCGTGGTGGTGGATCCCTCGGAAGTGGTGATCACCCACGGTTGTGTCGATGCCTTGCAGATGTCGTTGCGGGTGCTGACCCGACCGGGCGATCTGATCGCCGCCGAGTCGCCAACCTATTACGGTTTGCTGCAACTGGCCGACCTGCTGGGCCTGAAAGTCATCGAGATTCCCAGCGATCCCGCGACCGGCATGAGCCTGGAAGCGTTGCAACTGGCCGCCAACCAATGGTCGATCAAGGCGCTGGTGCTGACCACGCGCCTGAGCAATCCGCTGGGCGGCACGATGCCTGAAGAGCGGCAAAAACAACTGCTGCGTCTGGCCTCGGATTTCGATATTCAGATCGTCGAAGACGACATATACGGCGAATTGATGTTCGAACAGGGCCGCACCAAAGCGCTCAAGGCTTACGACCGGCTTGACCGAGTCATCTACTGCTCAAGCTTCTCCAAAACCCTGTCGCCCGGTGTACGCATCGGCTGGATGATCGCCGGCAAATACCAGCAGGAAATTCAGCGCTTGCAGACCTTCAGCACGCATTCGGCGTGCAGCGTGACGCAGATGGCGATTGCCGCCTATCTGGAAAACGGCGGTTATGACCGGCATTTACGGTACATCCGCCAGGAATACCGGAAAAATCTCAGCGCATTCCAGTTGGCCGTGCAGCAGTACTTCCCCGAAGGCACGCAGATGTCCCGGCCCACGGGCGGTTTCATCCTGTGGGTGAGTCTGCCGGGACGGGTAAATACTCAGGAATTGCATGTCCGCGCATTGCAGCAGGGCATCAGCATCGCACCGGGCCTGATCTTCAGTAATACCGAGCAGTTCAACCACTGTATCCGCCTGAACTGCGGCATTCCGTGGAACCGCGAGGCGGAGAGGGCGTTGATGACGCTTGGTCTGCTGGCAACCCAACTGTGTCAGGAAACGGCTGGCGGATTCTGA
- a CDS encoding electron transfer flavoprotein subunit alpha/FixB family protein has protein sequence MTILVIAEHDNKVLAPATLNTVAAAAKIGGGIHVLVAGQGAGAVAEAAAKIAGVSKVLNADNAAYAHQLPENVAPLVAELGAGYSHILAAATSNGKNILPRVAAQLDVDQISEIISVESADTFKRPIYAGNAIATVQSTAAIKVITVRATGFDPVAAEGGSAAVEAVGAAHDAGTSSFVGEELAKSDRPELTAAKIVVSGGRGMQNGDNFKHLYALADKLGAAVGASRAAVDAGFVPNDMQVGQTGKIVAPQLYIAVGISGAIQHLAGMKDSKVIVAINKDEEAPIFQVADYGLVADLFEAVPELEKLV, from the coding sequence ATGACTATCTTGGTAATCGCCGAACACGACAACAAAGTGCTGGCTCCGGCCACGCTGAACACTGTTGCTGCCGCTGCCAAAATCGGCGGCGGCATCCACGTTCTGGTTGCAGGCCAGGGCGCTGGTGCTGTGGCTGAAGCCGCTGCGAAAATCGCTGGCGTGAGCAAAGTCCTCAACGCTGACAACGCCGCTTACGCGCATCAGTTGCCGGAAAACGTTGCTCCGCTGGTTGCGGAGCTCGGCGCTGGTTACAGCCACATCCTGGCTGCTGCCACCTCCAACGGCAAAAACATCCTGCCGCGCGTTGCTGCGCAGCTGGACGTTGACCAGATCTCCGAGATCATTTCGGTTGAAAGCGCCGACACGTTCAAGCGTCCGATCTACGCCGGTAACGCCATCGCTACCGTTCAGTCGACCGCCGCGATCAAAGTGATCACCGTGCGTGCCACCGGTTTCGACCCGGTTGCTGCTGAAGGTGGTTCGGCTGCTGTTGAAGCAGTCGGCGCTGCACACGATGCGGGCACTTCGAGCTTCGTTGGCGAAGAACTGGCCAAGTCCGATCGTCCAGAACTGACCGCTGCCAAGATCGTCGTTTCCGGCGGCCGCGGCATGCAGAACGGCGACAACTTCAAACACCTGTACGCCCTGGCCGACAAGCTGGGCGCTGCCGTCGGTGCTTCGCGCGCCGCGGTTGACGCAGGTTTCGTACCGAACGACATGCAGGTCGGTCAGACCGGCAAGATCGTTGCGCCACAGCTGTACATCGCCGTCGGTATCTCTGGCGCGATCCAGCACTTGGCCGGGATGAAAGACTCCAAAGTGATCGTCGCGATCAACAAGGACGAAGAAGCCCCGATCTTCCAGGTGGCCGATTACGGTCTGGTGGCGGATCTGTTCGAAGCCGTACCTGAGCTGGAGAAGCTGGTCTAA
- a CDS encoding START domain-containing protein, with protein sequence MGSLHRIAVLCGLTAVLATSAAQAEDWKVAKEQDGIKVSLAEVAGSDYKSYQGVTLMKTSIAKLRALQEDVSGACAWIYECKSQKLLKHEGDQSWTYTQFNTPWPVTSRDSVLHITTVEGADGSLTRNLEGVPKYIPEEKGFVRVAQVKGFWKFVPKGDQVEVTYQVHTEPGGSVPAMVANKFVVDAPFKTLEALKERAEK encoded by the coding sequence ATGGGTTCGCTGCACCGTATCGCTGTGTTGTGTGGTTTGACTGCCGTGCTGGCGACTTCGGCCGCTCAGGCTGAAGACTGGAAGGTCGCCAAGGAGCAGGACGGGATCAAGGTATCCCTGGCCGAAGTTGCGGGCTCCGATTACAAGTCCTATCAGGGCGTGACTCTGATGAAGACCAGCATTGCCAAACTGCGCGCCTTGCAGGAAGACGTCTCCGGTGCCTGTGCCTGGATCTACGAATGCAAATCCCAGAAGTTGCTCAAGCATGAGGGCGACCAGAGCTGGACCTACACTCAGTTCAACACGCCGTGGCCAGTCACTTCGCGTGATTCGGTGCTGCACATCACCACCGTCGAAGGCGCCGATGGCAGTCTGACCCGCAATCTGGAAGGTGTGCCGAAGTACATCCCGGAAGAAAAAGGCTTCGTCCGCGTGGCGCAGGTCAAAGGCTTCTGGAAGTTCGTGCCAAAAGGTGATCAGGTCGAAGTGACCTATCAAGTGCACACCGAACCTGGCGGCAGCGTCCCGGCGATGGTTGCCAACAAGTTTGTTGTTGATGCTCCGTTCAAAACCCTTGAAGCCTTGAAAGAGCGCGCCGAGAAGTAA
- a CDS encoding OmpA family protein, giving the protein MSLKSKVLGGVILAGCASLYGCAGQHSESALQEASADFQKVKEDSNVLRIAPKDVIRAGESLARADRLSTYWGSGSDVVHYAYLSQRYSEIAREHTNKVLNEERAAKLELERQRLQLALRESKLLSVQQQGKWLEEQIVALATTQTDRGLVMTLGDVLFDTGEAELKNSANRVVLKIVQFLQLNPKRVVRIEGYADSTGGKQENLKLSRDRAQSVADVLMDLGIDDKRIQVEGYGDEYPVDANASERGRAQNRRVEIVFSDEKGQLGAAR; this is encoded by the coding sequence ATGAGCCTCAAGTCCAAAGTTCTCGGTGGTGTGATCCTCGCCGGTTGCGCCAGCCTGTATGGCTGCGCCGGTCAACACAGCGAATCCGCTCTGCAAGAGGCCAGCGCCGACTTCCAGAAGGTCAAGGAAGATTCCAACGTGCTGCGTATCGCGCCGAAGGACGTGATACGCGCCGGCGAATCCCTGGCCCGTGCCGATCGCCTGTCCACTTATTGGGGCAGCGGTTCGGACGTTGTGCATTACGCCTACCTGAGTCAGCGCTACAGCGAAATCGCTCGCGAACACACCAATAAGGTGCTCAATGAAGAGCGCGCGGCCAAACTCGAACTGGAGCGTCAGCGCCTGCAACTGGCCCTGCGTGAATCGAAGCTGTTGAGCGTTCAGCAACAAGGCAAATGGCTTGAAGAGCAGATCGTCGCACTGGCCACCACGCAGACTGATCGTGGTCTGGTGATGACCCTTGGCGACGTGTTGTTCGACACGGGTGAAGCGGAGCTGAAGAACTCGGCCAACCGCGTGGTTCTGAAGATCGTGCAGTTCCTGCAATTGAATCCGAAACGCGTGGTGCGTATCGAGGGTTACGCCGACAGCACTGGCGGCAAACAGGAAAACCTCAAGCTGTCCCGCGACCGCGCGCAGTCGGTAGCCGATGTGCTTATGGATCTGGGCATTGACGACAAACGCATTCAGGTCGAAGGTTACGGCGACGAATACCCGGTGGATGCCAACGCTTCCGAGCGTGGACGCGCACAGAACCGTCGGGTGGAAATTGTCTTCTCCGATGAAAAAGGCCAGCTCGGCGCCGCCCGTTAA
- a CDS encoding LTA synthase family protein — MANPDALNQQRSSARLLQPTVKSHLAYTLLCALVMMVMFSVLRLALLVYNREMILDTPASTFLEAFANGLRFDLRLVVYLCIPLVLSLFSERAMAARGFFRLWLTIASSIALFLGLMEMDFYREFHQRLNGLVFQYVKEDPNTVMSMLWYGFPVVRYLLAWVIGTVILTLAFKGADRATRPRGPFSGGSVSTRQVAPWYTRLAVFVVCLLICVVAARGTLRQGPPMRWGDVYTTDSNFANQLGLNATLSLIEAAKSRMGEDRDNIWKATLPQEQAQKVVRDMLLLPDDKLVDADIAAVRRDYTPPADKTLPIKNVVVILMESMAGHSVGALGAPGNITPYLDKLSKEGLLFDRFFSNGTHTHQGMFATMACFPNLPGFEYLMQTPEGSHKLSGLPQVLSARDYDDVYVYNGDFAWDNQSGFFSNQGMTNFVGRNDFVNPVFSDPTWGVSDQDMFDRGLQELKARENGKPFYALLQTLSNHTPYALPTPLPVERVTDRGSLNEHLTAMRYSDWALGQFFEKARKEPYFKETLFVVVGDHGFGNERQITEMDLGRFNVPMLMIAPGIQEKFGTRDHTVGTQIDIVPTIMGRLGGEVRHQCWGRDLLNLPQGDTGFGVIKPSGSEQTTAIVTADQILVLPRDKDMGPKIWQYQLGANPHAEVVPNAPRTAELKLKLEAFLQTATKSLMDNTAGVIHGTPD, encoded by the coding sequence ATGGCAAACCCGGACGCCCTGAATCAGCAGCGATCTTCTGCTCGCCTGCTGCAACCGACCGTCAAATCGCATCTGGCCTACACGCTGCTTTGTGCGCTGGTCATGATGGTGATGTTTTCCGTGCTGCGCCTCGCGCTGCTGGTCTACAACCGCGAGATGATCCTCGATACCCCGGCTTCGACGTTCCTCGAAGCCTTCGCCAACGGCCTGCGTTTCGACCTGCGCCTGGTGGTCTACCTCTGCATTCCGCTGGTGCTGTCACTGTTCAGTGAGCGGGCCATGGCAGCGCGCGGCTTCTTCCGTCTGTGGTTGACGATTGCGTCGAGCATCGCGCTGTTCCTCGGCCTGATGGAGATGGACTTCTACCGCGAGTTTCACCAGCGCCTCAACGGCTTGGTGTTCCAGTACGTGAAGGAAGACCCGAACACCGTGATGAGCATGCTCTGGTACGGTTTCCCGGTGGTTCGCTATCTGCTGGCCTGGGTGATCGGCACGGTGATTCTGACGCTGGCGTTCAAAGGCGCCGACCGAGCCACCCGTCCACGTGGGCCATTCAGTGGCGGCAGCGTCAGCACTCGCCAAGTGGCGCCGTGGTACACGCGCCTCGCGGTGTTCGTGGTCTGCCTGCTGATCTGCGTGGTTGCGGCCCGTGGCACTCTGCGCCAAGGCCCGCCGATGCGCTGGGGTGACGTCTACACCACCGATTCCAACTTCGCCAATCAGCTTGGCCTCAATGCAACTCTGTCGCTGATCGAGGCCGCCAAGTCCCGCATGGGCGAGGATCGCGACAACATCTGGAAAGCCACGCTGCCGCAGGAGCAAGCGCAGAAAGTCGTGCGTGACATGCTGCTGTTGCCTGACGACAAACTGGTCGATGCCGATATTGCCGCCGTGCGCCGTGATTACACGCCGCCGGCCGATAAGACCCTGCCGATCAAGAACGTCGTCGTGATCCTGATGGAAAGCATGGCCGGTCACTCGGTTGGCGCCTTGGGTGCTCCGGGCAACATCACGCCGTACCTGGACAAGCTGTCCAAGGAAGGCCTGCTGTTCGATCGTTTCTTCTCCAACGGTACGCATACCCACCAGGGCATGTTCGCGACCATGGCCTGCTTCCCGAACCTGCCGGGCTTCGAATACCTGATGCAGACTCCAGAAGGCAGCCACAAGCTGTCTGGCCTGCCGCAGGTGCTCAGCGCCCGTGACTACGACGACGTGTACGTCTACAACGGCGACTTCGCCTGGGATAACCAGTCGGGCTTCTTCAGCAACCAGGGCATGACCAACTTCGTTGGCCGCAATGACTTCGTCAACCCGGTGTTCTCTGATCCGACATGGGGGGTGTCCGACCAGGACATGTTCGACCGTGGTCTGCAGGAGCTCAAGGCGCGGGAAAACGGCAAGCCGTTCTACGCGTTGCTGCAAACCCTGTCTAACCACACGCCGTACGCTTTGCCGACGCCATTGCCGGTCGAGCGCGTGACCGATCGCGGTTCGCTCAACGAGCATTTGACCGCCATGCGTTACTCGGACTGGGCGCTGGGGCAGTTCTTCGAGAAGGCCCGCAAAGAGCCTTACTTCAAGGAAACCCTGTTCGTAGTCGTCGGCGACCACGGTTTCGGTAACGAGCGTCAGATCACTGAAATGGACTTGGGCCGCTTCAACGTGCCGATGCTGATGATCGCACCGGGCATCCAGGAAAAGTTCGGTACCCGTGACCACACCGTGGGCACGCAGATCGACATCGTGCCGACCATCATGGGGCGTCTCGGTGGTGAAGTGCGCCATCAGTGCTGGGGTCGTGACTTGCTCAACCTGCCGCAAGGTGACACCGGTTTTGGTGTGATCAAGCCGTCGGGCAGCGAGCAGACCACCGCGATCGTTACTGCCGACCAGATTCTGGTGTTGCCGAGAGACAAGGACATGGGGCCGAAGATCTGGCAGTACCAACTGGGGGCCAATCCGCACGCCGAGGTCGTTCCGAATGCACCGCGCACTGCCGAGTTGAAACTCAAACTCGAAGCGTTCCTGCAAACGGCGACCAAGAGCCTGATGGATAACACCGCCGGTGTGATCCACGGCACGCCGGACTGA
- a CDS encoding DUF3309 family protein, producing the protein MDMGTILIIILILLLIGGLPVFPHSRSWGYGPSGIIGVVLVVLLVLLLLGRI; encoded by the coding sequence ATAGACATGGGCACAATTCTTATCATTATCCTGATCCTGTTGCTGATCGGTGGTCTGCCAGTCTTCCCACACTCCAGAAGTTGGGGTTACGGTCCATCGGGCATTATCGGCGTGGTGTTGGTCGTGCTGCTGGTGCTATTGCTACTCGGTCGGATATAA
- a CDS encoding translation initiation factor 2 yields MKAIFSAAGVLFFSLMISQAPEVMAAAVQDKPAATTSAQKPATGKKAVPVKKAQPKKAAPVKKRKPVASKSKPASEIAKSKLPPAKLDLSLPRDMVQELKPEGTVPLPKREAILPQMFGEKNSGFQLNGRLLSNEMQLQLRNEERRDVEGAALDFEFKQ; encoded by the coding sequence ATGAAAGCGATTTTTTCTGCCGCCGGGGTTTTGTTTTTTTCGCTGATGATCAGTCAGGCGCCTGAGGTCATGGCGGCTGCGGTTCAGGATAAACCGGCAGCGACGACCTCAGCGCAAAAGCCGGCGACCGGCAAAAAAGCCGTCCCGGTAAAAAAAGCGCAGCCCAAGAAAGCCGCGCCGGTGAAGAAACGCAAGCCTGTGGCTTCCAAGTCGAAACCCGCCAGTGAAATAGCAAAGTCCAAACTGCCACCCGCCAAACTGGATCTGAGCCTGCCCAGGGACATGGTCCAGGAATTGAAACCTGAAGGCACTGTCCCGCTGCCCAAACGTGAAGCGATCCTGCCGCAGATGTTCGGCGAGAAAAACAGCGGATTCCAGCTCAACGGCCGTTTGCTCAGCAACGAAATGCAGTTGCAACTGCGCAACGAGGAGCGTCGGGATGTCGAAGGCGCGGCGCTGGATTTCGAATTCAAACAGTAA
- a CDS encoding ABC transporter substrate-binding protein, whose product MDLRCGLLLGLALLPGLATAAGKCERLVVTGSPDAPPYLWQDPQNPKQLIGASADLLQQVAKDLGIKVELLYAGKRSQALDEVRSGRMDMLADAPLTLNELENFDYIHPPLLENDYLVWTRKGSTLAYTEAKDLHGHSGGLSEKSRMTQAFGTFAEQQLTLVRTANLTQAFQKLLLGEVEYVLAGRYSGMAAAQALGMANDLLAFEQPIDRPGLYLAVSHNSACNDPWLRGQLAKKMTELPASGLTETALQRNIERWKAQQQQPQQPVSAPKQ is encoded by the coding sequence ATGGATCTGCGCTGCGGATTGTTATTGGGATTGGCCCTATTGCCTGGGTTGGCAACGGCCGCTGGCAAGTGCGAGCGCCTCGTCGTCACCGGCAGCCCGGACGCGCCGCCGTACCTGTGGCAGGATCCGCAGAATCCCAAACAATTGATCGGGGCAAGTGCCGATCTGTTGCAACAAGTGGCCAAAGACTTGGGTATCAAGGTCGAGTTGCTCTACGCGGGTAAACGATCCCAGGCCCTCGACGAAGTACGCAGTGGCCGTATGGATATGCTGGCCGATGCGCCACTGACCCTCAACGAGTTGGAAAACTTCGACTACATCCATCCGCCGCTGCTGGAAAACGATTACCTGGTGTGGACACGTAAAGGCTCGACTCTGGCCTACACCGAAGCCAAAGACCTGCACGGCCATTCCGGCGGCTTGTCGGAAAAATCTCGAATGACCCAGGCATTTGGCACCTTCGCCGAGCAGCAATTGACCCTTGTCCGGACAGCAAACCTCACCCAGGCCTTTCAGAAATTGCTCCTGGGTGAAGTGGAATATGTACTCGCCGGACGTTACTCGGGCATGGCCGCCGCGCAGGCGTTGGGCATGGCCAATGACTTGCTGGCCTTCGAGCAACCCATTGATCGACCGGGGCTGTATCTGGCGGTTTCTCATAACTCGGCGTGCAACGATCCGTGGTTGCGCGGACAGTTGGCCAAAAAGATGACAGAATTGCCCGCGTCCGGACTGACGGAAACCGCGCTGCAACGCAATATCGAGCGCTGGAAGGCGCAGCAGCAACAGCCGCAACAACCTGTCAGTGCCCCAAAACAGTAG
- a CDS encoding SDR family oxidoreductase, translating to MQNRMMITGAGSGLGREIALRWAREGWRLALSDVSEPGLQETLKMVREAGGDGFIQRCDVRDYSQLTAFAQACEEKLGGIDIIVNNAGVASGGFFSELSLEDWDWQIAINLMGVVKGCKAFLPLLEQSKGKIINIASMAALMQGPAMSNYNVAKAGVVALSESLLIELAQQEVGVHVVCPSFFQTNLLDSFRGPTPAMKAQVGKLLESSPISAADIADYIYQQVAVGEFMILPHEQGRMAWAIKQKNPQLLYNEMTSMAEKMRAKAKQSNG from the coding sequence ATGCAAAATCGCATGATGATCACTGGCGCGGGCTCAGGTTTAGGTCGCGAAATCGCGCTGCGCTGGGCGCGTGAAGGCTGGCGACTGGCCTTGTCCGACGTCAGCGAGCCTGGCCTGCAAGAGACCCTGAAAATGGTGCGCGAGGCCGGTGGCGACGGGTTTATTCAGCGTTGCGATGTGCGTGATTACAGCCAACTCACTGCGTTCGCCCAGGCCTGCGAAGAGAAACTCGGCGGCATCGACATCATCGTCAACAACGCCGGCGTGGCCTCTGGCGGATTCTTCAGCGAACTGTCGCTGGAAGACTGGGACTGGCAGATCGCGATCAACCTGATGGGTGTGGTCAAGGGCTGCAAAGCGTTCCTGCCATTGCTTGAACAAAGCAAAGGCAAGATTATCAACATCGCCTCCATGGCCGCGTTGATGCAGGGCCCGGCCATGAGCAACTACAACGTGGCCAAGGCGGGTGTGGTGGCCTTGTCGGAGAGTCTGTTGATCGAACTCGCGCAGCAGGAAGTCGGCGTGCATGTGGTGTGCCCGTCATTCTTCCAGACCAATCTGCTCGATTCTTTCCGTGGACCGACTCCGGCGATGAAAGCGCAGGTCGGCAAGTTGCTGGAGAGTTCACCGATCAGCGCAGCCGATATAGCCGACTACATCTATCAGCAAGTCGCTGTTGGCGAATTCATGATCCTGCCTCACGAACAGGGCCGTATGGCCTGGGCGATCAAGCAGAAGAACCCGCAACTGCTTTACAACGAAATGACGTCCATGGCCGAGAAAATGCGCGCCAAGGCCAAGCAGAGCAACGGCTGA
- a CDS encoding YkgJ family cysteine cluster protein, which yields MKCREGCGACCIAPSISSPIPGMPDGKPAGERCVQLSVENLCSIFGRPERPAVCSGFAADVEVCGSSSEEAIRLIGWWEQMTAA from the coding sequence ATGAAATGCCGTGAAGGCTGTGGCGCTTGCTGCATTGCCCCTTCCATCAGTTCGCCGATTCCCGGCATGCCTGATGGCAAACCCGCCGGCGAACGTTGCGTGCAGCTCTCGGTCGAAAACCTGTGCAGCATTTTCGGCCGCCCGGAGCGCCCGGCAGTCTGTTCGGGCTTCGCTGCGGATGTCGAAGTCTGCGGCAGCAGCTCGGAAGAAGCGATCAGGCTGATTGGCTGGTGGGAGCAGATGACGGCGGCGTGA
- a CDS encoding YnfA family protein: MLNYLWFFLAALFEIAGCFAFFMWLRQGKSALWVIPALLSLTLFALLLTRVEAAYAGRAYAAYGGIYIVASIGWLAVVERVRPLGSDWIGVALCVIGASVILFGPRFSVA; the protein is encoded by the coding sequence ATGCTCAATTACTTGTGGTTCTTCCTTGCGGCGCTGTTTGAAATCGCCGGTTGTTTTGCCTTCTTCATGTGGCTGCGCCAAGGCAAAAGTGCCCTGTGGGTGATCCCCGCGCTGCTCAGCCTGACCCTGTTTGCGCTGTTGTTGACGCGCGTCGAAGCGGCCTACGCCGGTCGCGCCTATGCCGCTTATGGCGGGATCTACATCGTGGCTTCGATTGGCTGGCTGGCCGTGGTCGAGCGAGTTCGTCCATTGGGGTCTGACTGGATCGGCGTCGCGTTGTGCGTGATCGGTGCAAGCGTGATTCTGTTCGGTCCACGCTTTTCCGTCGCTTGA
- a CDS encoding YheU family protein, with translation MLIPYDALEVDTLTRLIEDFVTRDGTDNGDDTPLETRVLRVRQALTKGQALIVFDPESEQCQLMLKHDVPKHLFD, from the coding sequence ATGCTCATCCCCTACGACGCTCTTGAAGTCGACACCCTCACCCGCCTCATCGAGGATTTCGTCACCCGCGACGGCACCGACAACGGTGACGACACACCGCTCGAAACCCGCGTACTGCGCGTACGCCAGGCGCTGACCAAGGGCCAGGCGCTGATTGTCTTCGACCCGGAAAGCGAGCAGTGCCAGTTGATGCTCAAGCACGACGTGCCCAAGCATCTGTTCGACTGA
- the csrA gene encoding carbon storage regulator CsrA yields MLVLSRVVGELISIGDDISLRVLSVNGSSVRFGVEAPQNVNVHRAEVYERIQRKQATQKVR; encoded by the coding sequence ATGCTTGTACTCAGCCGTGTCGTTGGTGAGTTGATTTCAATCGGTGACGACATTTCCCTGCGTGTTCTGTCGGTGAACGGTTCCAGTGTGCGCTTCGGCGTCGAGGCGCCCCAGAACGTCAACGTGCATCGCGCCGAGGTCTACGAACGGATCCAGCGCAAACAGGCTACGCAAAAGGTCCGCTGA
- a CDS encoding DUF4398 domain-containing protein, with protein sequence MSIRPLFAAVAVLAMAGCATDPAPNEQMRLTEQTIAQAKAVGATADDVPEMKLAETKYNRAKGNMADESYRNARMRAEQAELDARLAEAKVLTQKSEAQLNVLNTRITRLRKQLGDAQ encoded by the coding sequence GTGAGTATTCGACCTCTTTTCGCGGCGGTGGCCGTTCTGGCCATGGCCGGTTGCGCGACCGATCCGGCACCCAATGAACAAATGCGCCTGACCGAACAAACCATCGCCCAGGCCAAGGCCGTCGGCGCCACCGCCGATGATGTGCCGGAAATGAAACTGGCCGAAACCAAGTACAACCGGGCCAAGGGCAACATGGCCGATGAGTCCTACCGGAACGCGCGCATGCGCGCCGAACAGGCCGAACTCGACGCGCGTCTGGCAGAAGCCAAAGTGCTGACGCAAAAGAGCGAAGCACAGCTGAACGTGCTCAACACCCGCATCACCCGTCTGCGCAAGCAACTGGGAGATGCCCAATGA
- a CDS encoding electron transfer flavoprotein subunit beta/FixA family protein, whose protein sequence is MKVLVAVKRVVDYNVKVRVKADNSGVDLANVKMSMNPFCEIAVEEAVRLKEKGVATEIVVVSIGPTTAQEQLRTALALGADRAILVESAEDLTSLAVAKLLKAVVDKEQPQLVILGKQAIDSDNNQTGQMLAALSGYGQGTFASKVEVSGDSVAVTREIDGGAQTVSLKLPAIVTTDLRLNEPRYASLPNIMKAKKKPLEVLTPDALGVSTASTNKTLKVEAPAARSAGIKVKSVAELVEKLKNEAKVI, encoded by the coding sequence ATGAAGGTTCTTGTAGCTGTCAAACGCGTTGTGGATTACAACGTCAAGGTTCGCGTCAAGGCGGACAATTCCGGCGTAGACCTCGCCAACGTCAAGATGTCGATGAACCCGTTCTGCGAAATCGCAGTGGAAGAAGCCGTACGCCTGAAAGAGAAAGGCGTTGCGACTGAAATCGTCGTCGTCTCCATCGGCCCGACCACCGCTCAGGAACAGCTGCGTACCGCACTGGCTCTGGGTGCCGACCGCGCCATCCTCGTCGAATCCGCTGAAGATCTGACGTCCCTGGCCGTTGCCAAACTGTTGAAAGCGGTTGTCGACAAGGAACAGCCGCAGCTGGTGATCCTCGGCAAGCAGGCGATCGACAGCGACAACAACCAGACCGGCCAGATGCTCGCTGCACTGAGCGGCTACGGTCAGGGCACTTTCGCCTCGAAAGTCGAAGTCTCCGGCGACAGCGTTGCCGTGACCCGCGAAATCGACGGCGGCGCGCAGACCGTTTCGCTGAAACTGCCAGCGATCGTCACCACCGACCTGCGTTTGAACGAGCCGCGCTACGCGTCCCTGCCAAACATCATGAAAGCCAAGAAGAAGCCTCTCGAAGTGCTGACTCCGGATGCTTTGGGCGTTTCCACCGCCTCCACCAACAAGACTCTGAAAGTCGAAGCGCCAGCTGCACGCAGCGCGGGTATCAAGGTCAAGTCGGTGGCTGAACTGGTCGAGAAACTGAAAAACGAAGCGAAGGTAATCTAA